The following are encoded in a window of Bacillus sp. SORGH_AS_0510 genomic DNA:
- a CDS encoding YafY family protein, which yields MKKVERINTIMRYINNRANFTISEIMREFNISRSTAIRDIREIEAMGMPLVAEVGRDGGYFVMNNSVLPTVRFTDNEIKALFIAFMATRNQQLPYLKSRQSLAEKLLGLISENQQEDLVHLNQILLFEGTNPNNPDLLDLSDLPHPMLEKLIQLLLLDSYLLITINEEKGIKSYPIYLLHLYREKSVWMIEGFNLEEEKKQIIPVDNLTNVEPIPTKKRLSKKKIIEKLSKQEEEINLVLELGPKAIAQFKKYHPLKISISYMDPYQTTAILKTFINVTNPEELVEITNWLLFLGGEIKVKKVPEEVLEGIQERLSLFCP from the coding sequence ATGAAAAAAGTGGAACGGATTAATACCATCATGCGGTATATTAACAACCGCGCCAATTTTACCATTTCTGAAATCATGCGAGAATTTAACATCTCTCGCTCGACAGCTATTCGAGATATCAGAGAAATTGAAGCCATGGGGATGCCCCTTGTCGCTGAGGTTGGAAGGGATGGGGGTTACTTTGTCATGAACAACTCTGTCCTTCCAACAGTCCGCTTTACCGATAATGAGATTAAAGCGCTTTTTATTGCCTTTATGGCCACAAGAAATCAACAACTCCCATATCTAAAGAGCCGTCAGTCTTTAGCTGAAAAGTTACTAGGGCTCATCTCAGAGAATCAGCAAGAGGACCTTGTCCATTTAAATCAAATCTTGCTATTTGAAGGTACCAATCCGAATAATCCTGACCTACTTGATCTGTCAGACCTGCCCCATCCTATGTTGGAAAAACTCATCCAACTCCTTCTTCTAGATAGCTATTTATTGATTACCATCAACGAAGAGAAGGGAATAAAGTCTTATCCCATTTATCTCTTGCACCTATATCGTGAAAAAAGCGTTTGGATGATTGAAGGCTTCAACTTAGAGGAAGAAAAGAAACAGATTATTCCTGTCGACAATCTTACCAATGTCGAACCAATCCCTACGAAAAAAAGATTAAGTAAGAAAAAGATTATAGAAAAACTAAGTAAACAGGAAGAAGAGATTAACCTTGTCCTTGAACTTGGTCCAAAAGCGATTGCCCAGTTCAAAAAATACCATCCATTAAAAATTTCAATCTCTTATATGGATCCATACCAAACCACAGCCATTCTAAAGACTTTTATTAATGTTACTAATCCCGAAGAATTGGTCGAAATAACAAATTGGCTACTTTTTCTAGGTGGGGAAATCAAAGTTAAGAAAGTGCCAGAAGAGGTTTTAGAAGGTATACAAGAGAGATTATCTTTATTCTGTCCATAA
- a CDS encoding GntP family permease, with amino-acid sequence MPLVIVAIGIIALLILIMGLRLNTFVSLIIVSFGVAIALGMKLDEIIATIEAGLGGTLGHIALIFGLGAMLGKLIADSGGAQRIAMTLVNKFGEKNIQWAVVAASFIIGIALFFEVGLVLLIPIVFAISKQLRVSILYLGIPMGAALSVTHGFLPPHPGPTTIAGEFGADLGQVLLYGFIISVPTVIIAGPVFTKIAKKLVPASFSKTGNIASLGEIKTFKLEDTPGFGISVFTAMLPVILMSIATIITLLQKTMGFADNTLLAIIRFVGGASPAMVISLLVAIYTMGLARKIPIKTVMDSCSEAISHIGMMLLIIGGGGAFKQVLINGHVGDYVAELFKGTNISPILLAWIIAAILRISLGSATVAALTTAGLVIPMLGQTDVNLALVVLATGAGSLIASHVNDAGFWMFKEYFGLSMKETFATWTLLETIISVAGLGFVLLLSLFV; translated from the coding sequence ATGCCATTAGTAATAGTAGCAATTGGTATTATAGCATTACTTATTTTAATTATGGGTTTAAGATTAAACACGTTCGTTTCACTGATCATTGTCTCATTCGGAGTGGCCATTGCGCTTGGAATGAAATTAGATGAAATCATCGCAACCATTGAAGCAGGTTTAGGTGGAACACTTGGACATATAGCCTTGATCTTCGGTCTTGGTGCCATGCTGGGTAAATTAATTGCAGATTCAGGTGGCGCGCAGCGCATTGCGATGACTCTCGTGAATAAATTTGGTGAAAAGAATATTCAGTGGGCTGTAGTGGCTGCTTCATTCATTATCGGTATTGCTTTATTCTTTGAAGTAGGATTAGTTTTATTGATTCCAATCGTATTTGCCATTTCAAAACAATTAAGAGTGTCAATTCTATATCTTGGTATTCCAATGGGAGCCGCTTTATCTGTAACACACGGATTTTTACCGCCGCATCCAGGACCAACTACCATTGCAGGTGAATTTGGTGCGGATCTTGGTCAAGTATTACTTTACGGTTTTATTATTTCTGTTCCAACTGTCATTATCGCTGGACCTGTATTTACAAAGATAGCTAAAAAGTTGGTTCCTGCATCATTTTCAAAGACTGGTAACATTGCCTCTTTAGGTGAGATCAAAACGTTTAAACTTGAAGACACACCTGGATTTGGAATCAGTGTATTTACCGCTATGCTTCCTGTTATTCTAATGTCGATTGCTACTATTATTACATTACTTCAAAAAACAATGGGGTTTGCAGATAATACGCTACTAGCTATTATCCGTTTTGTTGGTGGCGCTTCCCCAGCAATGGTAATCTCCTTATTAGTTGCTATCTATACAATGGGATTGGCAAGAAAGATCCCAATCAAAACAGTAATGGACTCTTGTTCAGAAGCGATTTCACACATTGGCATGATGCTTTTAATCATTGGAGGCGGTGGTGCCTTCAAACAAGTATTAATCAATGGTCATGTAGGTGATTATGTAGCGGAATTATTTAAAGGAACAAACATTTCACCGATTCTACTAGCATGGATCATTGCAGCCATCTTACGTATTTCATTAGGTTCTGCAACTGTTGCAGCCTTAACAACTGCTGGTTTAGTAATTCCTATGTTGGGTCAAACCGATGTAAACCTAGCTTTAGTTGTACTAGCAACCGGAGCAGGAAGCTTGATTGCCTCACACGTGAACGATGCTGGTTTCTGGATGTTCAAAGAGTATTTTGGTTTAAGTATGAAAGAAACATTTGCCACTTGGACATTACTTGAGACGATCATTTCGGTAGCTGGATTAGGATTTGTTCTATTACTAAGTTTGTTTGTATAA
- a CDS encoding GntR family transcriptional regulator, with amino-acid sequence MPESKKLLYPTKWLSKASTGERVTCELRMQIISGLIESGTILSENKLAEEYNVSRSPIREALKILASENMIRLERMGAVVVGLTKKEIEEIYDVRLLIETFVFERLVKIDTTGLVKELSKILEMMKIAIKYKDADEFSFQDVLFHETIIRSIDHSYISLIWNNAKPVMESLILLSMRARLEEKYDDFERIVENHQLYIDAINTKNRDLMIKSLHQNFDDVQGKVEDLWMSQQMLARE; translated from the coding sequence TTGCCAGAATCTAAGAAATTGCTATATCCCACAAAATGGCTATCAAAGGCTTCTACTGGTGAGCGTGTGACTTGCGAGCTTAGAATGCAAATTATTTCAGGTTTAATTGAAAGCGGTACCATCTTATCGGAAAATAAATTAGCAGAAGAATATAATGTAAGTCGTTCACCCATTCGTGAAGCATTAAAAATACTAGCCTCTGAAAATATGATTCGATTAGAAAGAATGGGAGCAGTTGTTGTTGGCTTAACAAAGAAAGAAATCGAAGAAATCTATGATGTACGTTTGCTAATCGAAACCTTTGTTTTTGAACGGCTTGTAAAAATAGATACTACAGGGTTAGTAAAAGAACTTAGTAAAATACTTGAAATGATGAAAATTGCCATAAAATACAAAGATGCCGATGAGTTTTCATTTCAAGATGTCCTATTCCATGAAACGATTATTCGTTCCATTGATCATTCCTACATTTCGCTGATATGGAATAATGCAAAACCTGTTATGGAAAGTTTAATTCTATTATCGATGCGAGCCCGTCTCGAAGAAAAATATGATGATTTTGAACGGATTGTGGAAAATCATCAGCTTTATATCGATGCGATCAATACAAAAAATAGAGACCTAATGATCAAGTCATTGCATCAAAATTTTGACGATGTTCAAGGTAAAGTAGAAGACCTTTGGATGTCACAGCAAATGTTAGCTAGAGAATAA
- a CDS encoding zinc-binding dehydrogenase, producing the protein MAVMKAGLYLSEKKVMVGELDKPTLNQGEALIRVSYAGICGTDMMIYSGKHPRAKAPLAMGHEFSGVIEELNGESAFSVGDRVVIEPTLSCGTCEACASGQSHVCKTLKLIGIDMHGGFAEYAAVPLHRLHVIPEGLSDAHAALAEPVAVAVHTVRRSNLKVGDDVVILGAGPIGLLIGLMAKQAGANQIIVSDISPYRLEKARELGFTAMDAKAVDVTEKVLSLTNGIGADIVFEVAGTQITAQQMVEVCRIQGQIMVVSVYKQAPAINLAGMHFKEISIATTRCYSGSDFKTAIQLMASGKIDVSPFISHELPLEKIEEGFKLMENPDVSLKILFQPN; encoded by the coding sequence ATGGCAGTTATGAAGGCGGGTTTATATCTTTCTGAAAAAAAAGTAATGGTTGGGGAGCTAGATAAACCAACTTTAAATCAAGGTGAAGCCCTTATTCGCGTCTCCTACGCTGGGATTTGTGGAACGGATATGATGATTTATTCAGGAAAACACCCTCGTGCAAAAGCACCACTTGCAATGGGCCATGAGTTTAGCGGTGTCATTGAAGAATTGAACGGAGAGTCAGCATTTTCAGTTGGAGACCGCGTGGTTATTGAACCAACTCTTAGCTGCGGAACGTGTGAAGCCTGTGCATCTGGACAATCTCATGTTTGTAAAACATTAAAGCTCATTGGTATCGATATGCATGGTGGGTTTGCAGAATACGCGGCAGTTCCTCTACATCGACTTCATGTGATTCCTGAGGGATTATCAGATGCCCACGCAGCCTTAGCGGAACCTGTAGCAGTGGCTGTTCACACTGTAAGACGCTCCAATCTGAAGGTAGGCGATGATGTTGTCATTTTAGGTGCAGGCCCCATTGGTTTACTCATTGGCCTAATGGCGAAACAGGCTGGGGCCAACCAAATCATCGTTTCCGATATTAGTCCTTACCGATTGGAAAAAGCAAGAGAACTAGGTTTTACCGCAATGGATGCTAAAGCAGTAGATGTTACGGAAAAAGTTTTATCGCTAACAAATGGAATTGGGGCAGATATTGTTTTTGAAGTGGCTGGTACACAAATTACGGCTCAACAAATGGTTGAAGTGTGCAGAATCCAAGGACAAATTATGGTCGTTAGCGTATACAAACAAGCACCGGCTATCAATCTAGCAGGAATGCACTTTAAAGAAATATCGATCGCAACTACACGATGTTATAGTGGCAGTGATTTTAAAACTGCTATTCAACTAATGGCAAGTGGAAAGATTGATGTTTCTCCATTTATTTCTCATGAGTTACCGCTAGAGAAGATTGAAGAAGGCTTTAAGTTAATGGAGAATCCAGATGTTTCTTTAAAAATATTATTTCAGCCTAATTGA
- a CDS encoding phage tail protein: MSYIVDFKNVSTVGLDSSPVAEALAGLRANEARYFMNKYKHEFTVVPASESCETLDYVNRILKEERDIEFTAKPLETSRFQVENINWTYVFYEDGLSVNVLYTIDGPKPKRAVGFKLSEGMEVPKELEGKFKFARQKSKLAGTIRGSYFVIKGEY, translated from the coding sequence TTGTCTTATATCGTTGATTTTAAAAATGTGTCTACAGTTGGTTTAGATTCCTCACCTGTTGCAGAGGCGCTTGCTGGTTTACGTGCGAATGAAGCCCGTTACTTTATGAACAAATACAAGCATGAATTTACGGTTGTTCCAGCTAGCGAGTCCTGCGAGACCCTTGATTATGTGAACCGAATTTTAAAAGAAGAACGTGATATTGAGTTTACAGCAAAACCTTTAGAAACGTCGCGTTTTCAAGTGGAAAATATCAATTGGACCTACGTCTTTTATGAGGATGGTCTTTCAGTCAACGTCTTGTATACGATTGATGGTCCTAAGCCAAAGCGGGCCGTTGGTTTTAAGCTTTCTGAGGGTATGGAAGTTCCAAAGGAATTAGAAGGGAAGTTTAAGTTTGCTAGGCAGAAGTCTAAACTAGCGGGAACGATTCGGGGTTCGTATTTTGTTATTAAAGGTGAATATTAA
- a CDS encoding DEAD/DEAH box helicase, whose amino-acid sequence MEAVEKKLIVNSDKGNLLRELVKSMSECERFYFSVAFINFSGLQLLLDPLKEAEKKGITGKIITSTYLNFTDAKALEKIREFNNVDLKVFVTDKEIGFHTKAYIFEYKDSYKVIIGSSNITQSALKSNIEWNVEIITKEDGRFIQDVLQEYDYLWNISEDADSDFISRYEEFLKSFKSTQMTHQIIYENKQYIVPNRMQKRATENLDRLRSFGEKKALVIAATGTGKTYMSAFDVKNVKPKKLLFIVHREEILKKAKDTFEKLLPNDGLSFGLLTGNHKQKHVDYVFATIQTISKCFHEFEKDEFEYLIIDEAHHATSPTYQTVLNYFEPKFTLGMTATPERSDGYNVFDLFDNNVALEVRLHEALEDELVIPFHYFGITDIDGIDLSDVDIDDIGEITKRLKVNERVDFIIEKMDFYGHDGEKRKGLGFCVSIEHAQYMASEFNKRGYKSVCLYGADSPETRERYINRLESDHDELEFIFTVDIFNEGVDIPSVNSVLMLRPTNSPIVFIQQLGRGLRKHANKSFLTVLDFIGNHNKTFLIALALNGSRYYDKESLKVAIATGFANIPGCTHIQMDKISQERILAQIDNENFNSMKYLKEEYFEFKKLNQGRIPYLLLDYLKYDGAPDPVKFIDREKIYLSFVAKVEKDDYLKGLLQNEQFESTLKELSSKLPLKRIYEFVIIRYLLDHEEMNLEVAKHQILKMVTHVDDDSVLHAFECLNQNYYDSGQLKNKPKLVQYSDGKVVKTSLFNGLLSNQDYRKFIEDIITYGIFRYEKEFKSEYYGVPHFKLYEQYPMIDAALLSNYRKIHSSFRGSGLLANGKEYFLFIDLHKEEDVKESINYKDKFINESYFQWQSQNSTTQQSDRGQNIIRNKARGVNLHLFVRKYREIDGKNEPFIYIGKGDTVQYEGEKPITVKIKLEHEIPATLYTEFTKKV is encoded by the coding sequence ATGGAAGCGGTAGAAAAGAAGCTAATCGTGAACTCCGACAAGGGGAATCTATTAAGAGAATTAGTGAAATCGATGAGCGAGTGTGAACGGTTTTACTTTAGTGTGGCATTTATTAATTTTAGCGGGCTGCAGCTTCTTCTTGACCCTTTGAAGGAAGCTGAAAAAAAGGGGATCACGGGTAAGATCATTACTTCCACATATCTTAATTTTACAGATGCAAAAGCACTAGAAAAAATAAGAGAGTTTAATAATGTTGATTTAAAGGTTTTTGTTACGGATAAAGAGATTGGATTCCATACGAAGGCATACATATTTGAGTATAAAGACAGCTATAAGGTGATTATAGGGTCATCGAATATCACTCAAAGTGCGCTGAAAAGCAATATTGAGTGGAATGTTGAAATCATTACAAAAGAGGATGGTCGGTTTATACAAGATGTTTTACAGGAATACGATTATCTATGGAATATAAGTGAGGATGCAGACTCTGATTTTATTAGTAGATATGAAGAATTTCTTAAAAGCTTTAAGAGTACGCAGATGACACACCAAATAATCTACGAGAATAAACAATATATCGTTCCAAATAGAATGCAAAAGCGTGCTACAGAGAATTTAGATCGCCTTAGAAGTTTTGGAGAGAAAAAAGCACTTGTCATTGCCGCTACCGGAACAGGTAAGACGTATATGTCTGCATTTGATGTGAAGAACGTGAAGCCTAAGAAGCTATTATTCATTGTGCATAGGGAAGAGATTTTGAAAAAAGCAAAAGATACATTTGAAAAGCTCTTGCCTAATGATGGTCTTTCATTTGGGCTTCTTACAGGTAATCATAAGCAAAAACATGTGGATTACGTGTTTGCTACAATCCAAACGATTTCTAAATGCTTTCATGAATTTGAAAAAGATGAGTTTGAATATCTAATCATCGACGAAGCTCATCACGCAACAAGTCCCACCTATCAAACCGTACTAAACTATTTTGAGCCCAAGTTTACTTTAGGTATGACGGCTACTCCAGAACGTAGTGACGGATATAATGTTTTTGACCTTTTTGATAATAATGTGGCATTAGAAGTGCGATTGCATGAGGCGTTAGAGGACGAGTTGGTTATTCCATTCCACTACTTCGGTATCACAGATATAGATGGAATTGATTTAAGTGATGTGGATATTGACGATATTGGTGAGATCACAAAGCGATTAAAGGTTAATGAGCGGGTCGATTTTATTATTGAAAAAATGGACTTCTATGGTCATGATGGTGAGAAAAGGAAAGGCCTTGGTTTCTGTGTGAGTATCGAACATGCACAGTATATGGCCAGTGAATTTAATAAAAGAGGTTATAAAAGCGTTTGCTTATATGGAGCCGATTCACCAGAAACCCGGGAGCGATATATTAATCGCTTAGAGAGTGACCATGACGAATTAGAATTTATTTTTACAGTAGACATATTTAATGAAGGTGTAGATATACCTTCTGTTAACTCTGTTCTAATGTTAAGACCAACCAACTCTCCAATTGTATTTATTCAACAGCTCGGTCGGGGTTTACGTAAGCATGCCAACAAAAGCTTCTTAACGGTCCTTGATTTCATTGGTAATCATAATAAAACGTTTCTTATTGCCTTAGCACTTAACGGAAGTCGTTATTACGATAAAGAAAGTTTGAAAGTTGCCATTGCTACCGGCTTTGCGAATATTCCCGGGTGTACTCATATCCAAATGGATAAAATATCGCAGGAAAGAATTTTGGCTCAGATTGATAATGAGAACTTCAATTCTATGAAGTATTTGAAGGAAGAGTATTTTGAGTTTAAAAAGCTCAACCAGGGGCGGATTCCATATTTACTATTAGATTATCTGAAGTATGATGGTGCACCTGATCCCGTGAAATTCATTGATCGAGAAAAAATATATTTATCCTTTGTAGCGAAAGTTGAGAAGGATGACTATTTAAAGGGACTTTTACAGAACGAACAATTCGAGTCAACCTTGAAAGAGTTATCAAGTAAGCTTCCACTTAAAAGGATTTATGAGTTTGTTATTATTCGCTATTTGTTAGATCACGAAGAAATGAATCTAGAAGTAGCCAAGCATCAAATCTTAAAGATGGTTACTCATGTTGATGACGATAGTGTGCTTCATGCTTTTGAGTGCTTGAATCAGAACTACTATGACAGTGGCCAGCTTAAGAATAAGCCTAAACTTGTTCAATATAGCGATGGGAAAGTAGTTAAGACGAGCCTGTTTAATGGGCTACTAAGCAATCAGGATTATCGGAAGTTTATTGAAGATATCATCACATATGGAATTTTCCGTTATGAAAAAGAGTTTAAGTCAGAATACTATGGTGTGCCACATTTTAAACTGTATGAACAATATCCAATGATTGATGCAGCATTACTCTCTAATTATCGTAAGATCCATAGTTCCTTTAGAGGTTCAGGGTTGCTTGCTAATGGAAAAGAATACTTTCTTTTTATAGACTTGCATAAGGAAGAGGATGTAAAGGAAAGTATTAACTACAAAGATAAGTTTATAAACGAGAGCTACTTCCAGTGGCAGTCACAAAATAGTACGACACAACAATCTGATAGAGGTCAAAATATCATCCGCAATAAGGCGCGTGGAGTAAATCTTCATTTATTTGTGAGGAAGTATAGAGAAATAGATGGGAAAAATGAGCCTTTTATTTATATTGGAAAAGGAGACACAGTCCAGTACGAAGGCGAGAAACCGATTACGGTAAAAATTAAACTAGAGCATGAAATACCTGCCACCTTATATACCGAGTTCACTAAAAAAGTGTAG
- a CDS encoding GyrI-like domain-containing protein, which translates to MADYTLEEKDSFTVLGIGTELKSHYTDYAGINKEKADFWSAVKEDGTLDKLKALATNDYIFVVNEAVNNKMMHYAGVMTEASIPEATRMIQFPKGEYLVVKGEAATNEELSNMVTGIAFGQVLPEVKNVAYVGGPNTAVIMGQRNDLVFGEMWIPVVRK; encoded by the coding sequence ATGGCAGATTATACCCTAGAAGAAAAAGACAGCTTCACCGTTTTAGGTATCGGAACAGAGCTTAAGAGCCACTACACTGACTATGCTGGTATTAACAAGGAAAAGGCAGACTTTTGGTCGGCCGTCAAAGAAGATGGTACGCTTGATAAGTTAAAAGCCTTAGCCACAAATGATTACATTTTTGTCGTAAATGAAGCAGTGAATAACAAGATGATGCATTATGCTGGCGTCATGACAGAGGCATCAATACCAGAAGCAACTAGAATGATCCAATTTCCAAAGGGAGAATACCTGGTTGTAAAAGGGGAAGCAGCGACAAATGAAGAATTAAGTAATATGGTTACTGGCATTGCCTTTGGTCAAGTATTGCCTGAAGTAAAGAATGTTGCCTATGTTGGCGGGCCAAATACAGCAGTTATAATGGGGCAACGCAACGACCTAGTATTTGGTGAAATGTGGATTCCTGTTGTTAGGAAATAA
- the kduD gene encoding 2-dehydro-3-deoxy-D-gluconate 5-dehydrogenase KduD, protein MVLELFKLDGKVAAITGATRGIGRSIALSLAEAGADIALLQRSPEQSDVKEEIEALGRKCLIVPCDLENVEQVKAAIPHVVSHFGKIDILVNNAGIQRRSPSVDFSEQDWDDVINVNLKTVWILCQQAGRYMVPNGKGKIINMASLLSFQGGLTVPAYAAAKGGVAQLTKALSNEWAKHNVNVNAIVPGYIATDMNTALINDETRNRQILERIPSGRWGNPEDFNGTVVYLASDASNYVHGHLLAVDGGWLGR, encoded by the coding sequence ATGGTACTCGAATTATTTAAACTAGACGGAAAAGTTGCAGCTATCACGGGAGCTACTAGAGGAATTGGACGTTCAATAGCTCTCTCTTTAGCGGAAGCGGGTGCAGATATTGCCCTCCTTCAACGTTCCCCTGAACAATCTGATGTTAAGGAAGAAATCGAAGCATTAGGTAGAAAATGCTTGATTGTTCCTTGTGATTTGGAAAATGTCGAACAAGTAAAAGCTGCCATTCCTCATGTGGTTTCACATTTTGGCAAAATTGATATTTTAGTTAATAATGCAGGCATCCAACGCCGGTCACCTTCAGTAGATTTCTCAGAACAGGATTGGGATGATGTGATCAATGTCAATTTAAAGACAGTTTGGATCCTATGTCAGCAAGCTGGCCGCTATATGGTTCCAAATGGAAAAGGAAAAATCATTAATATGGCATCCCTTCTCTCCTTTCAAGGCGGATTGACGGTTCCAGCTTATGCTGCAGCCAAAGGTGGCGTGGCCCAGTTAACGAAAGCATTATCGAATGAATGGGCCAAGCATAATGTGAATGTCAATGCGATTGTCCCTGGCTATATTGCAACAGACATGAATACGGCACTTATTAATGATGAGACGCGTAATCGACAAATTCTCGAGCGAATCCCCTCAGGACGTTGGGGAAATCCAGAAGATTTTAATGGGACTGTTGTGTATCTTGCATCAGATGCCTCCAATTATGTACATGGGCATTTATTAGCTGTCGATGGTGGATGGCTAGGAAGATAA
- a CDS encoding GntR family transcriptional regulator → MQYPSSWLQRASLGEIIVSELRLKIINGTIPTGALLSENQIASEFGTSRSPVREALRTLAGEGLIRLERMGAVVLGLTSKDIDELNDVRFMIESFVLQRLAEIDNKPLVETLTKIIDKMELAGKHQDIIEFSYQDLCFHEEMILGINHTRISHLWNSIREIVLTALLVATGERFVGKTHEIEPLIEKHRLIVKALVSKDFQLIEELIHEHFKDTRKTVSETLLKRNHE, encoded by the coding sequence ATGCAGTATCCATCATCATGGCTACAAAGAGCCTCACTTGGAGAAATAATCGTAAGTGAGTTAAGATTAAAAATTATTAATGGCACCATTCCTACGGGAGCACTATTATCTGAGAATCAGATAGCATCTGAATTCGGGACTAGTCGATCACCAGTCAGAGAGGCTTTGAGAACGCTTGCTGGTGAAGGGTTGATCCGTTTAGAAAGGATGGGTGCTGTGGTATTAGGCTTAACATCAAAGGATATAGATGAACTAAACGATGTTCGTTTTATGATTGAAAGCTTTGTATTACAACGTCTGGCTGAGATTGATAATAAGCCATTAGTAGAAACCCTTACTAAGATTATCGACAAGATGGAACTAGCGGGGAAGCACCAAGACATTATTGAATTTTCTTATCAAGACCTATGTTTCCATGAAGAAATGATTTTGGGAATCAACCATACAAGAATTTCACATTTATGGAATAGTATACGGGAAATCGTTTTAACCGCTCTACTAGTAGCAACCGGAGAACGATTTGTAGGAAAAACACATGAAATAGAACCTCTCATTGAGAAACACCGATTAATTGTCAAAGCACTAGTTTCAAAAGATTTTCAGCTAATTGAAGAACTAATTCATGAACATTTTAAAGATACTCGTAAAACTGTTAGTGAAACCCTGTTAAAAAGGAACCATGAGTAA